The genomic segment TTGCATCTGCCATTACTTGTCACCTCCACAATGTCCACATCCGCCATGATGGGTATCACCTTCCTGAAGTTTCAGTAATGCACGTCCCTCTTCAGTCTTATACATCTGGCTTCTCTTCATAGCCTGGTCGAAATCAACGAGATGTCCGTCGAATTCCGGTCCGTCTACACATGCAAACTTAATCTCATCGCCAACCTGAAGACGGCATGCGCCACACATACCTGTTCCGTCAACCATGATCGGGTTCATGCTGACAATTGTATGAATGCCAAGCTTCTTGGTAAGAAGACAGACAAATTTCATCATGATCATCGGTCCGATCGCTACACAGACATCGTAATGTTTGCCTTCATTTGTTACCAGATCCTCAAGAGTCTTGGTAACCATACCTGCACGGCCATAGGAACCGTCATCTGTAGTAACATAAAGATTGGAAACTTCTCCCAGTTCTTTCTCAAGGATAACCATATCCTTAGTTTTTGCACCAAGAATAACATCTGCTGTGATTCCATGTTCATGGAGCCATTTTACCTGTGGGTAAACAGGGGCTGTACCAACCCCGCCGGCAACAAATACCATTTTCTTTTTCTTTAATTCTTCGATATCTTCCTCAACAAATTCAGAAGGACATCCAAGAGGTCCTACGAAATCGCGGAATGCATCTCCTGCTTTTAATTCTGCCATCTTGATGGTAGATACACCAATCTCCTGGAATACGATTGTGATCGTACCTTCTTCACGATCATAATCACAGATAGTAAGAGGGATTCTCTCACCCTTCTCATCTAACTTAACGATAATAAATTGTCCTGGCTGACAATGGCTTGCAACACGCGGTGCGTGTACAACCATAAGATGGATCTTAGCTGCCAGTGTTTCAGCTTTTAAAATCTTATACATGGTTTTCCTCCTCGCAAATAATAAACCTCTATTAATAATACGCCAAAATCTGACATATGGCAAGGGTTGATTTGTAGCATATATAAGATTTTTTTCACTTTTAACACTCTTTTTCTATCATTTCATATAATTTTGCCAACGCTTCCTTAATACCGCCAACCTCATCGATCAGCCCTTCTTTTACCGCCTCTTTTCCTTCCAGCATGGTTCCTACATCTTTTACCAGCTGAGAAGTATCAAGCATCAGCTCTTCCAGACGTTTCTGAGATGCTCTGGAGTGTTCGGAAATAAATGTAGTGATACGGTCCTGAATTTTCTCCATATTCCGGTAAGTCTGAGCCACTCCGATAAACATACCATTGGAACGTACCGGATGGATCACCATCGTAGCACTTGGTACTGCGAAAGAATAGTCCGCAGATACGGCCATCGGAACTCCGATAGAATGTCCGCCGCCCAGAACCAGTGACACTGTTGGTATACTTAATGAGGCAATCATCTCTGCAATGGCAAGCCCAGCCTCCACATCTCCTCCCACTGTGTTTAAAAGGATCAGCAATCCTTCTATTTCTTCATCATCCTCAATGATGGCAAGCTTTGGAAGTACATGCTCATATTTTGTAGTTTTGGAATGGGAGGGTGCAGACTCATGACCTTCCACCTCACCAATGATGGTCAGAAGCTCTACCTTGTGTTTTCGGGAATTGCTGTTTAAAACCACCTGTCCCATATCTTTGATCTGCTCATTGGTACTTTCCTGAACTTTATTTTCTGACTCCTGTGTCTCACAGTTTTGCAGCTTCATCCCTGTTTCAGACTCTTCTCTTTTTTCTCCATATCTGTTTTCAGACATAAAAATACCTCCATTTTCTCTATGGAGGTATTATGTGTGTTTCTTTTATAAACTATACATGTCCGACAGCAATAACCCAAAACAGGCAGTCTCAATATACCTGCGGTATTTTACTGCTCATCCCAGTTTGTCCAGTAATCTGTGACATCATCGTCATCATCCAGAAGATCCAGAGTTCTCTGAAGATCCTTGAGTGCCTGCTCATCTGTAAGCTCCACATAAGTCTGAGGAATCATGGCAACCTGTGCTTCTGCAATAGGCAGACCTGCTTTTTCCAGAGCTTCGCGAACTGCACTGAAATCATCCGGAGCAGTGAGAATCTCATAACTGTCCTCTTCCTCGCTGAAGTCCTCAGCACCGGCATCCAGAGCAAGCATCATAATCTCGTCTGCATCCATCTCACACTCTTCTTTGTCAATAATGATCTGACCTTTCTGATCAAACATATAGGATACACATCCCTGAGTTCCGATGCTTCCGTTACCCTTTGTAAATGCATTACGTACATTACCTGCTGTACGGTTCTTGTTGTCTGTCAGAGTCTCAACAATGATAGCAACACCGTTCGGACCATATCCTTCATATACAGCTTTCTCGTAGTTATCTGCAGAATCAGCACCTGCTGCTTTTTTGATACCACGTTCAATTGTATCGTTTGGCATGTTGTTTGCTTTCGCTTTGGCAATTACATCACGAAGTTTGCTGTTATTATTCGGATCCGGACCGCCTGCTTTGACAGCCATAACCAGCTCACGTCCGATTACTGTAAAAATCTTACCTTTTTTTGCATCGTTTTTCTCTTTCTTATGCTTAATGTTTGCAAATTTTGAATGTCCTGACATCTTTCTTTCTCCTTTTGTTAATTATTTTTATCTGCTGCTGTTTATACAGCAACATTATTATCCCGCTCCACCTTAACCTTGCCAATGGTTTTATTACCAATAGACAAGATCGTAAAGCAGTATCCAATCGCTTTTATGCTTGTATCAACATCCTTATCTGTAGGAATATGTCCCAGAATATTGGTCAGATAACCGTTCAGTGTTTCAAACTCTGTATCCCCAAAATCTGCATCCAACTCTTCTTCCACATCCTCCAGATAAGCAAGCCCGTCAATGATCAGACTGTTATCTTTCTGTGCGCGGATCGTAATTTCATCCTCATCATATTCATCCAGAATATCTCCGACAATCTCCTCCAGAATATCCTCCATGGTAACGATCCCGGCTGTCTGGCCATATTCATCCACAACAATTGCCATATGGATCTTTCTGGCCTGCATAGTATGAAAAAGATCTCCAATCCCCCTTGTTTCAGGAATCAGGGATGCCTGGCGGATAATTCCGGGCAGTTCCTTCAACGGTTTGAACTTCGCCCAGGGATTCTGTGTCATAAACTTAAGCGCATCTTTATAATGGACAATTCCTTTGATATTGTCAATATTCTCCTCATATACCGGATAACGGGAATTCCCCTCTTCCAGCATAGTGTCAATCATGTTCTTGAGCAATATCTCCTCGTCAAAGGCCACCACATTCTTTCTGTGAGTCATGATATCATGGGCTTCTGTCTCATTAAAAGATATGATATTCTGGATCATTTCCGCCTCATTCTCCTGGATGACGCCCTGTTCATGAGCTTCATCTACAATGGAAATGATTTCCTCTTCTGTGACAGACTTTTCTGTACGGTTTATCTCCACACCAAAAGGCACTGCTGCCAGTCTGGCGATCCAGGTGACAAATACAGTAAAAGGCTTTAACAGATTCAGCCAGAAATGTACCAGGTTCAGATACTTATATGCATAAGCTTCAGGATGATAAGTACCAACCCGCCGAAAAGCCAGAATACCGATTGCAGCAAGAAAAATCACGCACAATGCCATTACCAGGATCAGTGCAGGCACATGCTTTATGTATGGATAAAATGCATCCACAGCATATGGGACCAGAAAAGTACCAAAACAAATACCACATGCCATTACGATCAGCGGAATTACATTGACAAACTGCGCCGGTTTGTCGATCAGAGTCATCAGCATCTGTGCTTTTTTATCGCCTTCCTCTGCTTTCTTCTGTGTATCATTCTCACTTATGTTTCTCAGCGCTGCGGCAAACCCGTAAAAGATTCCATTCAGCCACAACAGTAACAGTAAAACAAATAAGCCCCAGAGGGGCATACTACTGCCATCTTCCATTATATTATTCAGTCTCCTCCTTATTGAATATGCGTAATTACTGGTAAAATATATCACTTTCTCCATTAATCGTCAAGATACTGACCGGACAGAGATACCAAAAATTACTGTTCATTTATTGTTCACGCACTACTATCCGAGACATGCAAGCCAAAAAATCGCAATACCGGATCAGATGATATATCCCTTAAAAAGTAAAATCAGAACGTAAGCTCCAGACTGATCTCAAGTGCATGATTCACCTTATCCAGCATCGCATCATCCAGATGACAGACTTTATCTTTTAATCTTCTTTTATCTATAGTACGAAGCTGTTCCAGCAAAATCACAGAATCTTTTTCAATCCCATAGAGTTCCGCATTGATCTCAATATGTGTAGGAAGCTTAGCCTTGTTCATTTTTGATGTAATAGCAGCACAGATCACTGTAGGGCTGTGCCGGTTACCTACGTTATTCTGAATGATCAGAACCGGCCGGATTCCACCCTGTTCACTCCCCACTACAGGGCGAAGATCAGCATAAAATATATCCCCTCTTTTAATTACCACACAATTCACACTCCGATTCTTTCCGGTTTCAATTTACAACATTGCCATAAGAAGAAACCTTGTTATCAGCCGGATATTTCCTGTCCGGTTAAGATAAAGTATTTCCACCTTTTTCTTGTGTATACATGCGTGGTATATAAAAATCAGTTATCGCTCACTTCGTCTCTATTCAGCAAACAGTAACATTATATTTCTTTCCCGTTTTTAATATAGACTCTCGGCACACGCGGGCTGATATCACAGGCAAACTCATAGGAAAATCTGCCACAGAGATCACCAATCTCCTCAATACCGATAAACTCATCCCCGTCTCTGCCGATCAGTGTTACCTCATCGCCCTTCTTCACATCACCAATCTCAGTCACATCTACCATAAACTGGTCCATACAGACTCTGCCAAGGATCGGAGCCTTTTGTCCATGTATCAGAACCCAGCCTTTATTGGAAAGCTGCCTGGAATAGCCGTCTGCATAGCCCACCGGAACAGTTGCCACACGAAGCTTCCTGTCAGCCACATAAGTACCGCCGTAGCTGATCGCTGCTCCGGCAGGAACGTCCTTCACATAAGTCACATGACTCTTAAGTTCCATAACCGGCTCAAGCTTTACAATATCTCTCTCCACCTCAGAAGAAGGATAAATTCCATAAATTGTGATTCCGGCACGGACAATATTCAGATTTGCTTCCGGCATACGTATGATGCCCGCACTGTTAGAACAGTGATGCAGAGGAATTTCCACTCCTGCCTCTTCTACGCGTCTTGAAAAATCCAGATACCGCTCCAATTGTACCATAGCCGGACTTCTGTCATACTCATCTGCTCTTGCAAAATGAGTAAACATACCCTCAATCTCAAGATTTGGAAGTTCTGAAATTTTTTTAATTTCCTCTACATTTTCCTGTGCATCCGCAAAACCGATCCTGGTCATTCCTGTGTCCAGAGCAATATGAATATGTACAGTTTTTTTCTGCAGAACCGCTTCGTCTGAAAGTTTCCTTGCCTCCTCATATTCGCACACTGCAGGACGGATCTCATAACGGACAAGTTCCGGAAAATATTCATCAAAAACAATTCCAAGGATCAGGATTGGTTTTGTAATCCCGGCTTCTCGCAGATGAATCGCTTCTTCCGCAGTTGCAGCCGCAAATCCCCAGATATAATCATAATCCTCAATGAGATGTGCAACCGGCACCGCGCCATGTCCATAAGCGTCAGCCTTTATGACTGCGATCATCTTTGTCTCTTCTGCAATATTTTTTCTCATTTCCCGGAAATTATGTTCTACTGCATCCAGTGAAATGACTGCTTTTACTCTGCTATCTTTCTTCATAATAATTTTCCTCTGTTATTTTTTCATGTTAATATCTGCAAATTGTTTCACAGATTTACTGCCTCAAAATGAATATTCTATCTTAGTATTTCCGGCAGAAAACAGATGATATCTCCTGCGGTCATCCCTCGCTGCCCTACTGTTTCAGCAGCCAGATCACCTGCCAGCCCATGCACATATACACCAAGTGCAGCCAGCATAACAGGAGAAAATTTCTTTTCTGCTGCCAGGTACATACACTGTATACCGGCAAGCACACCACTTAACACATCTCCACTTCCCGCTGTAGCCATTCCTGCATTACCCGAAATGTTCAAATACATATCTCCAAAAGCATCTGCCACCACAGTACAGGCATCCTTCAGAACGCAAACCGCTCCAGACTCCTTTGCATAATCAGCTGCAGTCTGTGCCAGACAATCCTGGATCTTACCGATTTCTTTTCCGCACAGACGACTCATCTCACCAATATGAGGTGTCAGGATCACATGTTCCCCGATAAAACACTTCCAGTTGTCATGGACTGACAGAAGATTCAGGCCATCTGCATCCAGAATTACTGTTTTTTTACACTCAGCTGCCTTCGCCAGGAACCACTGAGCTCTTTCCCTGCTCTGCGCTCCAGTTCCAAGACCCGGTCCTATCACAAGCACATCACACCAGTCAAGCATTGCCTGGTTTTTTTTCTCATCAAAATCACAGGTGATCATGGCTTCCGGCAACAGTGTCTGCAACGGAATCCTGTTGGCCTCCACGGTCTGAATTCTCACCATTCCCGCAGAGCTTTTCAGAGCAGCTGCTGCACTCAGATATGCAGCTCCGCACATTCCTTCGCTGCCAGCTATAAGAAGAACCTTACCGAAGGTTCCTTTATTTCCATAGGGAACTCTCTCCGGAAGCATTTTCAAATCTTCACGTTCCAGATGATGCATACAGATTTTCTTTCCGGGTATGGAATAGATTCCGATATCCGTAACAACGATCTCACCGCCATACATGCGTCCGGGATAAAAACACAGCCCTCTTTTGCGAAAAGCAAAGGTAACCGTAAGATCTGCCCGGAATGCAATCCCCTTCTCAAATCCGGTATCTGAGTCAATCCCGGATGGAATATCCACAGCTACTTTATACGCAGATGCCCGGTTCATTGTACTGATAAGCTCTGCATATTTTCCCTCTACAGGTCTGCTCAGTCCAACCCCAAAGATGGCATCTACTATAGTAGTATATTCATCCAGATCCAGGTTATGCACCCGGGGCACCTGATAATATTCTGCTGTTTTAAGCTGTCCGGCAGTTTCAGCAGTCATTTTCTCTTCCTTACCCGCAATATAATACCAGGTTCTGACTCCTCTCAACTGAAGCAGTCTGGCAATCGCCAATCCGTCTCCGCCATTGTTGCCGGTTCCGCAGACCACAAGGATTTTCTCTTTTTCTTTATTCTTTAATCTCTGTACAATCTCCTCAACCGTCTTTAATGCCGCCCTCTCCATAAGTACCGGAGACGATATCCCGGCTTTCTGAATCGTATTATGATCCAGTTCTTTCATCTCAACAGCAGTTACAATCTCTCTCATCTGTTCACCTCCTGTTTACAATAACACATTTACATACAAGAGAAAAGCTGTGATCAGATGACCACAGCCTTGTGTTTCACAGTTATCCCTTACATACCTTCATGTTCCTTTCTGTACTCACTCAGGTTATAGGACAAAGTCATAAGACTCTCTGAAAGATGTACGTTCTCTACCATTACATCCTCCGGGGCATCCAGATCAATATGTGCAAAATTCCAGATTGCCTTAATTCCATTATCAATTAAAATCTTTGCCATCTCTTTGGCTTTGTTTTTAGGAAGAGTCAGGATCGCGATCTCAACCTCATTCTCCTTCAGAAACAAAGGAAGATCGCTCAACATCTGAATCTCAATTCCACGAACTGCAATCCCCTCAAGTACAGGATTGACGTCAAAAATACCAACCAGCTTAAATCCGCGCTTTTCAAAATCCACATAATTGGCCAATGCCTGTCCCAGATTACCGGCACCCAGAATAATCATCGGATGTACAGTATCCAGCCCAAGGATCTTACCGATTTCTGTATACAAATAGCGTACATTATAGCCGTAACCCTGCTGACCAAAACCACCGAAATTATTTAAGTCCTGACGAATCTGGGAAGCCGTCACATGCATCTTCTTGCTAAGATCATTTGAAGATATACGCTCTACATTCTCCTCCATCAATTCACCGAGGTAGCGGTAGTACCGCGGCAGACGCTTGATTACCGCTTTCGAAATTTCCTTAGCTTCCACAAATTTTCCCTCCTTAGCTTATCTATGTCAATTATACCCAGATGTTATTTTATTGTCAAATTAAATTTGTACTTTTTGACCAAATATTTCTGTATTTTTTTATCAATTTCATTCTGAAAAATTCCCCGGAATATCATATTTTCTTCCATGCATCCATCCGGTGCTTTCTTTTCTCTGGACAAAATCTCTTAAAATGCTTTCAAAAACAGGCATTTTCGATTATAATAGTACGCGGACAAATTACAAACGGAGGAATTCCTATGATTTTATCATGTCAGAATATCTGTAAATCCTTTGGCGAAAAAATCATTCTCAAGGATGCCAGTTTCCATATAGAAGACCGCGAAAAGGCAGCTCTCATCGGCAATAACGGTGCAGGCAAGACGACTCTGCTGCGAATCATTATGCATGAGCTCTCCCCGGATTCAGGAAACGTGGTACTTGCCAAAGATAAAAATATCGGCTACCTTGCCCAGTATCAGGACATTCATGGCCATCATACCATTTACGAAGAACTGATTTCCACCAAACAGCACATTATTGATATGGAGAACCGTCTGCGCTCTCTGGAACAGGAAATGAAAACCACCACCGGAGATGCTCTGGACAGCCTGATGAATACTTACACAAGACTGAGTCACCAGTTTGAACTGGAAAATGGTTACGCTTACAAAAGTGAGATCATGGGTGTATTAAAAGGTCTTGGTTTCACAGAAGAAGATTTCGAACGCCAGATAGAAACTCTTTCAGGCGGCCAGAAAACCCGCGTAGCTCTGGGTAAACTGCTTCTTGCCAGCCCTGACATTCTTCTTCTGGATGAGCCTACCAACCATCTGGATATGGAGAGTATTTCCTGGCTGGAAACCTATCTTCTGAATTACCCGGGTGCTGTATTTATCGTATCCCACGACCGTTACTTTCTTGACAAAGTCGTAACAAAAGTTGTGGAAATCGAAGCAGGAAATATGCGTATGTACAGTGGCAACTATTCTGCCTATGCCCTGAAAAAAGCCCAGCTGCGTGACGCCCAGTACAAAGCCTACCTGAACCAGCAGCGGGATATCAAACATCAGGAAGCAGTCAT from the Blautia wexlerae DSM 19850 genome contains:
- a CDS encoding sulfide/dihydroorotate dehydrogenase-like FAD/NAD-binding protein; the encoded protein is MYKILKAETLAAKIHLMVVHAPRVASHCQPGQFIIVKLDEKGERIPLTICDYDREEGTITIVFQEIGVSTIKMAELKAGDAFRDFVGPLGCPSEFVEEDIEELKKKKMVFVAGGVGTAPVYPQVKWLHEHGITADVILGAKTKDMVILEKELGEVSNLYVTTDDGSYGRAGMVTKTLEDLVTNEGKHYDVCVAIGPMIMMKFVCLLTKKLGIHTIVSMNPIMVDGTGMCGACRLQVGDEIKFACVDGPEFDGHLVDFDQAMKRSQMYKTEEGRALLKLQEGDTHHGGCGHCGGDK
- a CDS encoding ClpP family protease; the encoded protein is MSENRYGEKREESETGMKLQNCETQESENKVQESTNEQIKDMGQVVLNSNSRKHKVELLTIIGEVEGHESAPSHSKTTKYEHVLPKLAIIEDDEEIEGLLILLNTVGGDVEAGLAIAEMIASLSIPTVSLVLGGGHSIGVPMAVSADYSFAVPSATMVIHPVRSNGMFIGVAQTYRNMEKIQDRITTFISEHSRASQKRLEELMLDTSQLVKDVGTMLEGKEAVKEGLIDEVGGIKEALAKLYEMIEKEC
- a CDS encoding YebC/PmpR family DNA-binding transcriptional regulator yields the protein MSGHSKFANIKHKKEKNDAKKGKIFTVIGRELVMAVKAGGPDPNNNSKLRDVIAKAKANNMPNDTIERGIKKAAGADSADNYEKAVYEGYGPNGVAIIVETLTDNKNRTAGNVRNAFTKGNGSIGTQGCVSYMFDQKGQIIIDKEECEMDADEIMMLALDAGAEDFSEEEDSYEILTAPDDFSAVREALEKAGLPIAEAQVAMIPQTYVELTDEQALKDLQRTLDLLDDDDDVTDYWTNWDEQ
- a CDS encoding hemolysin family protein yields the protein MEDGSSMPLWGLFVLLLLLWLNGIFYGFAAALRNISENDTQKKAEEGDKKAQMLMTLIDKPAQFVNVIPLIVMACGICFGTFLVPYAVDAFYPYIKHVPALILVMALCVIFLAAIGILAFRRVGTYHPEAYAYKYLNLVHFWLNLLKPFTVFVTWIARLAAVPFGVEINRTEKSVTEEEIISIVDEAHEQGVIQENEAEMIQNIISFNETEAHDIMTHRKNVVAFDEEILLKNMIDTMLEEGNSRYPVYEENIDNIKGIVHYKDALKFMTQNPWAKFKPLKELPGIIRQASLIPETRGIGDLFHTMQARKIHMAIVVDEYGQTAGIVTMEDILEEIVGDILDEYDEDEITIRAQKDNSLIIDGLAYLEDVEEELDADFGDTEFETLNGYLTNILGHIPTDKDVDTSIKAIGYCFTILSIGNKTIGKVKVERDNNVAV
- a CDS encoding type II toxin-antitoxin system PemK/MazF family toxin, with protein sequence MVIKRGDIFYADLRPVVGSEQGGIRPVLIIQNNVGNRHSPTVICAAITSKMNKAKLPTHIEINAELYGIEKDSVILLEQLRTIDKRRLKDKVCHLDDAMLDKVNHALEISLELTF
- the alr gene encoding alanine racemase; the encoded protein is MKKDSRVKAVISLDAVEHNFREMRKNIAEETKMIAVIKADAYGHGAVPVAHLIEDYDYIWGFAAATAEEAIHLREAGITKPILILGIVFDEYFPELVRYEIRPAVCEYEEARKLSDEAVLQKKTVHIHIALDTGMTRIGFADAQENVEEIKKISELPNLEIEGMFTHFARADEYDRSPAMVQLERYLDFSRRVEEAGVEIPLHHCSNSAGIIRMPEANLNIVRAGITIYGIYPSSEVERDIVKLEPVMELKSHVTYVKDVPAGAAISYGGTYVADRKLRVATVPVGYADGYSRQLSNKGWVLIHGQKAPILGRVCMDQFMVDVTEIGDVKKGDEVTLIGRDGDEFIGIEEIGDLCGRFSYEFACDISPRVPRVYIKNGKEI
- a CDS encoding bifunctional ADP-dependent NAD(P)H-hydrate dehydratase/NAD(P)H-hydrate epimerase, coding for MREIVTAVEMKELDHNTIQKAGISSPVLMERAALKTVEEIVQRLKNKEKEKILVVCGTGNNGGDGLAIARLLQLRGVRTWYYIAGKEEKMTAETAGQLKTAEYYQVPRVHNLDLDEYTTIVDAIFGVGLSRPVEGKYAELISTMNRASAYKVAVDIPSGIDSDTGFEKGIAFRADLTVTFAFRKRGLCFYPGRMYGGEIVVTDIGIYSIPGKKICMHHLEREDLKMLPERVPYGNKGTFGKVLLIAGSEGMCGAAYLSAAAALKSSAGMVRIQTVEANRIPLQTLLPEAMITCDFDEKKNQAMLDWCDVLVIGPGLGTGAQSRERAQWFLAKAAECKKTVILDADGLNLLSVHDNWKCFIGEHVILTPHIGEMSRLCGKEIGKIQDCLAQTAADYAKESGAVCVLKDACTVVADAFGDMYLNISGNAGMATAGSGDVLSGVLAGIQCMYLAAEKKFSPVMLAALGVYVHGLAGDLAAETVGQRGMTAGDIICFLPEILR
- a CDS encoding redox-sensing transcriptional repressor Rex; protein product: MEAKEISKAVIKRLPRYYRYLGELMEENVERISSNDLSKKMHVTASQIRQDLNNFGGFGQQGYGYNVRYLYTEIGKILGLDTVHPMIILGAGNLGQALANYVDFEKRGFKLVGIFDVNPVLEGIAVRGIEIQMLSDLPLFLKENEVEIAILTLPKNKAKEMAKILIDNGIKAIWNFAHIDLDAPEDVMVENVHLSESLMTLSYNLSEYRKEHEGM